ttaccaaaaattcactattttcacccaaaaatcaaaagaatttctatagctaccaagagagaaaaatgttaaagagaccatggggagttagaatatcaagttggattcaagaaatagaagctggaggaaatagaaaatcaagttaaagattagtatcaatagaacaaggtaagtatatcaagatttcaatatgtttttaagattgttattattgacaaagcatggaaataatcttatagtagagttttcttacataaggtcctatgttcttgatatgttaataaagagaaaataagagaaagtgatgagaaatggtgtagaaaaagaaaataagggtgttataacatgataattaatatcttgtactaaaacagttttggacagcagcagtaatctaactttgaaaaatcatcaaaaattgtagaaatctaattataagatgaataaaatatgaaattaaatcttattaagtttagtttcttatagaagaaatgatgtaagcaatgaaattgtaaatcatgagatataataaattttgtgagataaggtcagaatgatttcgggttcccctattctgactttggaaaatcataaaaaattgtagaaaaataattatgagcttaaatttatatgtttagaatcctaaattagtctattttcaatagaaacaaatggaaacatcatttgaattctgtaagaggagataattaatttttagtgaagaagggttagaactgtcagacagcagaacaggggtaactttaaagaataaactgtacttattggctaaaccaaaaattctgaaaattttatggtaataagatatatgagtctagtttcagtaaaaattagcagatcttaatttgtagttctatagctccagatatgaataatttagtgactatgacagagatggacagcttgaatattcataaaagtaaataataaaaaaatatagataatgttacttacaagtgtgttatatacattaaggatgtggaatggagtggaggaggaggaaaacatatatgaatattcatttagcatggctactttgcatattttaggctcagggactaaactgaataaaagtaaaactttatgggtaattttgtaaaaatatcataaatgaccaaattgcatgaaatggattaattttattatttaaattacaaaattgaataaaattattaatttagttcaagatagggggaaaacatgttttagggattaaattgaaaagtgttgaaattatgaaaaattctgatattttatagaattcatggattgttatcaatatgtatgagaataatagctggaaataaggattaaattgcaagaattttattttcctgaccttaaggatgaaatcgtcattaattaaaagtttagaggcaaaatggtaattttttctagagaattaattaaatgcattagaatattaaatgaatgaaaatgatgatcaaatttatttataaagatccggacgactcaaatatgagacttgatcgtggaaaaaaaaagatatcggattaatgaaattataaacacaaacaagtaatgaggtaagtttgtgtaacctgaattgtattttaaatacttgaaaaatgtggttatgtgataaaaatatgatttgaatgttcaattcatgataattgatgaaatattgctaatactcgatataaattgaaaataaatcccagttgaatgaaaggaaaattcgatggatctctgaaaaggaattgacggtaaaaaggatctagcccagacgggtgatcctattctgatatagccctaccgaagaatatgtgtaaaatggatttagcccggacgagtaattcgaattagggtctgaatttagcctggagtgGTAATTCagaccaagctcattagagtaattgtcgttgcaggggatttagcctggactggtaatcccaacaatactctatgagtttatattgcagaggatttagcctggactggtaatcccattgTAAGGATGAGATTCGCGggagtgtactctctgatatgaaatgtgtaagaccatagttgaaagataccatggcaacctgatatgaaatgtgtaaaaccatagttgaaagataccatggcaacgtgacatgaaaagaataagaccatggttgaaagataccatggcaacatgacagaaaatgagtaagaccatagttgaaagacactatggcatcatgttaaAGATAAATAAGATTGTGGATGgaagacgctatgacatctattgaacaattgatattcaggtaatacgtatcagatgacgaatggttatatgaaacggttgtgtgaaatgtttacaagaactggtcatatggaaatatttgtacaaaatagttgtatgatataattatgaagatagataaatgaaataagtataagtacatggaatataatttatgttaagtttgatataaactattaccgaataaatatacataaaatatatggaaatgatggagaatgaaatattgatataataaaatgaatgatatatgcttatgaagaaacggtaagagcatgatatgtttcatgacatgtacatatatgattatctttgatatgttgatacaagaaaattatgtaagttgagactattattaaactcaagtgcgatatgtcgagaaaataagtatatcaatattgaatttagatgaaatatgtgcaagtatactaacaataatgttgtttgacgcttagacaagtgccaagctattgattgaatggtaacatgtttaattataaggagcattgaaatagtaagtacttagatgaaaataaaatttaaaattttgcgaattttttttctatgatcccgatttaattccggttggtttctaatgtatgtttggggcttcgagggcccaatagagagacgttatgattattttcaaaatatgaataataaatgactcagaattatctgaaaatgttcagtaaactccgttaatgcctcgtaccctactccgacaatggatacgggtagggggtgttacacatcataactcaatttggcccaaaagcctaacacataATCATCAACCAAGTTAGCCATGCCGTGTATTCATATGTCATAAACGTATATCATTTCCACATAttttgcgtacatacctgtactagttCGTATTGAACTCATATAACCTTGTAACAGAACTGTGCCCATTGACCCACTTAGAATAATACCAGATAAGCGATTATCTCGCACACTATGTGCCAACATGTAAATCAATTTACCATTAATAGGTTCCATTTATTAGCTAAACACAAAAACAATCAATATTAGTATGAAGTTATAACTTAACCAaataagatttcaattctttcGATAATTCAAGTAATCTTACGGCAAGATCTATTTGCGACATGGCACCCGGTGCCTAGCAGTAAACCACAAAGGAATTTACGCCCAGCGCTAGTCGGACTAACCGACGATATTGAATGTGAGCCCAGCTCTAATTGGATAAACTAACGATATTTGCACCCAGTGCTAGTCAAATATACCGACGATAATAATTGTGAACCCagctctagttggataaaccaaTGATATTTGCACCCAGTGCTAGTCAAATATATCGACGATAATAATTGTGAGCCAagctctagttggataaaccaacGATATTTGCACCCAGTGCTAGTCAGATATACCGATGATAATAATTGTGAGCCCagctctagttggataaaccaacCATAATTCCGCCCAGCGCTAGTCGGATTAACCGACAATTGTGTCCCCTGCACTAGTTAGATAAGCTGACAAAGATTGCGCCCAGCGCTAGTCGAATATATTAACGATTGTACAATTATTTACTTCCATAAATTCCTCATCCATTTTTCTTAACATTAATTCCATAATATGCATACATTTTATTTCAAGAGCTAATgtagcattaattaatttaaatcataattaaaaataaaattaagttcgggttcacgaacttacctcaaatttgCACGGAGATAACGATTGCTTAATCCatgactttatcttttccccgatttAGCACTGAaagttgcttttcttgatctatgtaatcaaatttaactcatttaatcgtATTTCTAATTAATTCGATCCAAATTTCATGTTatgaaaaaattaccattttcccctaTACTTTAGACCTTTTTAaaattagcccctaggctcgtaaaattaaattcatgtaaatttctctacacccaagcctagccgaattttatAGGTGCTTATAGAAGCCCATATAATTCACaaattcacacatttatcatataaattttacatttttcaatttagcacTCAAATGACAATTTcacaaaaaatcacttaacaaaagttgtttaatcAACAACAATGATGTATTTCCTTCCATTAAACTTTAAAAACAGCCAATATGCTCTAATGGAAAAACCCTTAACTTTCAATcatattgcaaattagtcccctatTTAGCTAGCTTAAGCTACAACGGTccccaaaacataaaaatcaacgaAAACGGGACAACATGCAAGGGttttatgttgctgaaattttcaagcttccatggctatcTTCTTCTACTAGAAATGGTTGGGGAAGGAGAATGTGAAAAAGATGATAGCGTTCTTTTTGTTTTTCCTTGCTATTTTATCTTTTATCACACCTAATACCAATCTAATATGTCAAATTTCATGATTGAAATCCATGTACATCCACTACCTCaattaatggtttaattattcaataaggacctctactttaaatttctatagctatttgacacttttagctaatagagcacaactttcgcactttatgtgatttagtcctatttcacaaattgagcatacaaatggtaaaatttcttgacgaaatttTTATATCATAATCCTAACATGCTAtagaacataaaataatattaaaataaattttatgacctcgaatttgtggtcccaaaactactattccgatttcaccgaAAACGGGTCGTTACATTAATGTTCTTTTTTatcttttgaaattaaaaagaaatggtAACAAATAAAATTCAAACTCATGGGGTGCAgttaaaatcaaatcaaatcatttttggcataatgatttacTCCACCttctaattttacaaaaaaattattttagccattcatttaattttttatctttttagtacttgtattatttgtcaaatcaccttaaaattgataaaaagttAACATTCGTTAACTTTGCTGACTTGGCATCCACATGTATGTCACATCAGACCACATtagcaattaattaaattttaaaattttaaaaacaaaactattaaaagttatatataaaaattattaaaatttaagttaACATGACATACACATGGATGTGACGTAGCAAAATTAACAGACTATCTATTTGGAGTGAGTtgacaaataatataaatttaagaagtaaaaaataaaaattaaataaaagttagaataattttttacaaaattaaagcAAATATTTTTAATGATAGATTCAAGTTGATGGCCAGTAGTAGTACACCAAAATTTATTGTTAAACATTTTTCTCAAAGAAAACTTGCCATTTCATTACAAATATGAGATTTTTTATAGAGAGTTGTAATCTCTTtgttacaaaattatgatttgtatgccatatatatatatatatatatatttatatatttataatgtattagtatatgaaataaaaataatttaatttcaattgaTAATTTTAGTCATTCATATAATTTGCTTTTAGAAAAGCTAAAGAAAAATTGTTATTTACttcaaatttaaatttgtattaactattttaatatatatatatatatatgtatttaataaaCTTTTTATGTCGTATTATTCTAAAATTAATTGaggaaaaattatatataatataattgaaATCAAACGTGAATATTCTcaataaatatattcaaaatcaaATCATACgtagaatttttaataaataaataaatttaatttctatCCATAACGTCTAACAGTCGCGTAATCCATAAGCTCATATTTTCTTCCAATAAATCACAAAGAGATAGAATTGATTGAAAGATTGTATCTATTGGGACCTCTTCATGCTTCTTCCAATTTTTACTTAAAGATGTTAAACATTGAACCTAAACTCTATTATTATACTATACAAGTATTTTTATCATTAGTTGAAGAGGTTATTTGCACATCACAGCAAAAATAATGACAAAAGTATTATGTATGTTTTTATATTAAGAGTCGAATTGTATTTTATCAcatttactaaaaataatgaGCAAATCAATCTATGTAAAGTAGATCAAAGAGCAGAATAGTCAtttctgttaaaattttcatttatttctacTTTTAAAAATTGGTGTGATTGATAGAATAACTAAATAATCGCATGTGACGTGCCATATGTACCTCCTTATGATATATAAGGactgatttttaataaaataataataatttcctctttatatattttttaaagtaaaaaaaccaaaatttaaccGGAATCCTAATATGAAATTACTTCAACCCAAAACAACTATGACAATAAACATTAACCTCGAGTTTGTAAGGGCTAACCCTTGGATTAAAAGAAGTTGCCCTCACATCCATTAATAAAACGTGAATAAAGCCTAAAAATCAACCTAACATGaactaaaatatgaaaaatatcacATGGATCCTAAAATCCCAAAAAGGCCACCACCTTAATGATGACTTTAGTGGAAGCCCATTACAGAGTTTAAAGAGTAAAACAAAAATCTGGGCTAGTTTTGGTTGTTTTTGGTTTTAATGAATCAAACAAGTATTTTCATTGTGTGGACCTAAAAGAAAACTTATAGATAATTTAAGCCCTTGAATGGATAAATCATAGCAGCAGCAGCATCAGCATCAGCATCAGCTTCATCGAAATAAGCGAAGTCCTCTTTTTATTTCCGAAATTTTCGTTTTCCAATTTTTCATCACCAAATCGTCAGCAACCCCCCATTAGCCTTCtattttctcaaatcaaaattGGTTTCCCAATTCTCTTTTTACCTTAAAGTCTTCACCTTTTGTTTTTGTTCTGCTTAACTCAGTAAGCCGCCATGGCTACGACGACTCAGTCTCCTTCTCCTCCCAATTCCAACGACGATAAGCCCCAACCAAGCTCAGGTCTGATCCCTTTTTCTCtctaatttttcctttcttttctttttctaagttATTGTATAGTCTGTAATGAAGTTCATTGCTTTGACTTTCTATTAACAAAGAATTAAAAtccaattttatttatatatatatataaatctccTTGCTTTGAAGctgaatatacatatacatacagtgttataagaaaaaaagaaaattctGGGTTTTTTATATAAGGATAAAGGAATAATTCTGATTATAGATACTTGTTTCAGCAGAGGTGGTAGAACAAGCTAATGGGGTTCAACAAGATGTTAGGCCAGAAGCTACTAAACAGAACGTTCCAGCATCTGTGTTTGTGAACTCTGAACCAATAAGAGAAGACCAAGTTTCCAATGCTGTTAAATTCCTTTCACATCCCAAAGTTAGGGGTTCACCTGTTATTTATAGAAGATCCTTTCTTGAAAGGAAAGGCCTTACAAAGGAGGAGATTGATGAAGCTTTTCGGCGTGTGCCTGTAATTTATATGATTGTTTTGTTTTGTTGATTAGTGTACTTTGATTCCGTTTGATATGTGTTTATGGAGTATTCATTGATTCTTTTGACAGGATCCACCTCCTAGTTCACAGCCAGCTAGTTCAAATCAAGGTAATGCATTGTATCGATGAATCgaggttttgtttttattttatttgggttttttatgttgttttgatACCGTAATGGAATTAGATGGACAAGTCATTACTTCATCGAATGTTCAAAGTCAGGCCGCAGTTGCAGCACCCCAGCCTGTGGTGGCTGCTCCTACTGGTATGGTACCTGCAAGGACAGTTGCACGGTGGCAATTTCATTGGTACCATGCTGTTTTTGGTTTAGGGTTTTTGGCAGCTTCTGGTGCTGGCTCAGCTTTATTAATCAAGGTATCGATGCCTATTCCATTACTATCTCGTAAGCTAGATTTTTCTTACAGTCAGATAACTTGTGTTTTGTTTTAGAATGTTATTGTCCCAAGGTTGAAATCTTGGATACGTAAAGTTGTGTTGGAAGAAGAAAATGACCATGCCAAGAAACTTGATGCAAAGCCAAGTTTGGCAGAAGAGGCAGCAGCCGCAGCAAAAGCAGCTGCGGCTGCAGCTGCTGATGTTGCAAAAGCAAGCCAGGAAATGTTGAACTCCAAAAATGAAGGTGGAGTTATAATGGCATTTTTATTTTTAGCTGACTAGTTTCATTATGTTTTTTGGgtcttctttttgttttgtttttttcatAAGCATCTTCTTGATTTACTGAACATAGTTTGAATACTTACCAGAGAGAAGATGCTTTGAAGAATTTATGAATCTTATGGATGCGCAAGTACAAGAAATGAAGTTGATGAGTAATTCCATAAGGAAATTGGAAGGTACTCTGTTGTCTTGTTGCCTTCATGTATTAATGGTGTCAAGTAAGAGGCAATATAATGATGATTGTTAAACGGCTTCTAGTCTTGTTGGTACTGCTTGCTTACCGCTTCTGAGGAGCATGTGCCTCTATGTTGTTGGACTTCATTACTAATTTTGTTATTTGTGTGACTATTAGGACAAGCTAATAGCCCCAGCAGGACATTTTCTGATCACGAAGATCATAGAGTGTCAGCCTCGAGTACAAAGGTATGCTGAAACTAATTTAATTGTGAACACTTCATATCTGCATTGGAAAATAAATTCTCTGATCCCAGTTTTGTGCAAGACGAGCTATTACTAAATAAAAAAACATCTTTCCAGCAAACCTATCCAAATGGCAAGGTGGATATTGATGTGTTGTCAGGTAATTTTCTATGATTAATTTTCTCAAAGTTAATTTATCTCCAATGGTTTGAATTCCAGTATCCTATAACTACGATTTTCTAAGCAGCGAGATCTTCCTCACCGCCTGTTTCTGCCGAACCACCTCACCCAAAGTCATATATGGAGGTACTGACTTGCTTCATCCTTAACTGGCTGTACTTTATTCACCTAGACCGAGCTGTGACTCAGTTTCAATATTTATCAGCTTCAAAACAAATACCGTATTTCTAGACATGTTTTGAAGACATTTCGCTAATTGGCATTTGTAATTGTGTTGTAGATTATGGCAATGATCCAAAGAGGGGAGAAACCTTCAAATATCAGAGTAATCCATTTAACATTTCCATGTTGATATTGGCTTGTATACTGCATTGATGTTAACTTTGTTATTCCTGATTTATACGCAGGAAGTTAATGATATGCCTCCCAACCCGAACCAGCAAATATCAAATCCTCGCATAACACCAAGATCTAAGGTGTGTTCTAGAGTTTTTCCGGAATCTTTCGGATCATTTTCTTTGgcattatattcatataaactacTGCGATTCTACTTCAATGTGGTTATTCGGACATTTTTGGAAAGTgggatattttaaatattatatttgaagTTTTTTTGGGTCATAGAGTAGCCTTATGCTAACCTTGAATAAAATCCGGACCGCTATCTTTTATTCTTTGGGATGATTTCTAAATTACCAGTTGTTGGTTTATGCCATTAGAATGCTAGAATCCTTGAAAACATGGATACTGCTTTTGTGCTGAGAAATACGACTTGTAAAAGGTAATATCGACGTGCCTTCAATTTGCTCAAATCTGAAATTTTATTTTCTCCTCTTTTTGTATGTAAATGAGTAGCCGTGGGAGGCCCAAAACGGGTCCAGCCAGGTACTCCAGTCTCAGAGAAGTGCTGAAGGCTTGAATCGACAAGATAATGGATTAAACTATCTGGTGGATGATGAGAGCTCAACCCCTTGGTGGCAACGCAAAAATGTTAGAATCACCGAGATTGAAAACGAAAATGAAAACGAAGTTAAGGCTGCTGCTGGACCTTATGGTGTAAGAACTGAACAACCTGTTCAACGTACATGGGTTCCACCCCAGCCACCACCTGTGGCAATACCAGAAGCAGCTGAAGCCATTAGAAGGCCAAAACCATTAGCTTCAAAAGAACAATCGGCTGATGAACAATCAACGGTTCACCCCTCAGAGCCAATTGATGAGTTACAGAGGATCACAAAAATATCGGAGTCAGGAGGTTCAGTGGAGATGAATGTAGGTTTTCCGAGTGGAACCTCCAGTGATGTACAAGAACAAGAAGTTAGCCATGAAGGGAATTGAAACTGGACTCCGTATCCAGGGTAAGCTCGATGTGAAGTCTATCGATGTGCCATAATATTGAGCATCCCTATAGCATATGCAGAACTTTCTCATCATGATACGTTCTTTATGTACACCCAATAATGATAATAATGGTGGAACATTGTAAATGGGGATGGTTTATGTTTATTTGAAGCTAGAATGCTGGCTTGCACTAAACGACCAATACCCCTATATGATAAATCAAGAGGCGAAGTCTTGTTAATCTCTACTAAGTCGCACCGGTTTATAAATACGACAGCCTTAGCACTTTGCATTGTTTTTGTGCTTTTGTATACAGTGTCTTTTtattattacataacaaaaaattttaaatatatgaagattataaaaactataaatgtatattatatattttaaaattttaatcaataaataattaattaaatcaaCACAAAGTCCCAATACGGGAAATTGaattattacaatttaaacaAATTGAAAAATTTCCAAATGAAACCAACTATTTAAGCTAAAACTTATGGAAAGACTTTAAAATCTATATTTAGGTTTAGCTTAACATTATTTCCTAAAACTGTACTtggaaaagaaaaatatttttagagaaaaattaaaatttttaacttttgagATAATTGCTTTTAGACCactttttaatttagaaaaaacacTTCTTTTTTCAAAAAGCAACTTGCCTAAAAATACTTTTAGCTTGGAAATACTTCTTAGACCCAATATTAAACACTCTTAAACGCATTAGCACAGAAGTAAAAAATTGTACAAGAAAATTAACATCTAGGTTCATTAATtgtagaaataattaaaatacaaaaataaaaaaaccatctaaaataacaaaatatacaAGTCGTCCTTTAATTTGTTAGCTCTTTTGTTTTTGTGAGGTGGATGCTGAAGTATTAAAAACCATGAAGTGGAATCAGTAATTTAAAGCTAACTGCAAAATTTGCTGTCTACATATTTACTTCCGTAATCAACTAAAAACAAGATATAAATTCACGAGAGCGGTTAAACATCACACACAGCAGCACTGGCTTTAAGTTAAACAAGAAAAAAGAAGCTTTGGCTTTTCACACTCATCCACTGCTTCCTCACTCGTGCCTGTATTGCTGCAAATATCAAACAACAGAGTTCAGGGACTGCACAGTACAATAATAGCTTCTGCTACTGCCCAATTACAACCCTTGTAACACTACTTACTCTTAAAACTTGTTAAATTTTAGATCCAGAATCACAAACTCAAAACTTGAAT
This window of the Gossypium arboreum isolate Shixiya-1 chromosome 12, ASM2569848v2, whole genome shotgun sequence genome carries:
- the LOC108479729 gene encoding peroxisomal membrane protein PEX14 isoform X1 — its product is MATTTQSPSPPNSNDDKPQPSSAEVVEQANGVQQDVRPEATKQNVPASVFVNSEPIREDQVSNAVKFLSHPKVRGSPVIYRRSFLERKGLTKEEIDEAFRRVPDPPPSSQPASSNQDGQVITSSNVQSQAAVAAPQPVVAAPTGMVPARTVARWQFHWYHAVFGLGFLAASGAGSALLIKNVIVPRLKSWIRKVVLEEENDHAKKLDAKPSLAEEAAAAAKAAAAAAADVAKASQEMLNSKNEERRCFEEFMNLMDAQVQEMKLMSNSIRKLEGQANSPSRTFSDHEDHRVSASSTKQTYPNGKVDIDVLSARSSSPPVSAEPPHPKSYMEIMAMIQRGEKPSNIREVNDMPPNPNQQISNPRITPRSKPWEAQNGSSQVLQSQRSAEGLNRQDNGLNYLVDDESSTPWWQRKNVRITEIENENENEVKAAAGPYGVRTEQPVQRTWVPPQPPPVAIPEAAEAIRRPKPLASKEQSADEQSTVHPSEPIDELQRITKISESGGSVEMNVGFPSGTSSDVQEQEVSHEGN
- the LOC108479729 gene encoding peroxisomal membrane protein PEX14 isoform X2 produces the protein MATTTQSPSPPNSNDDKPQPSSEVVEQANGVQQDVRPEATKQNVPASVFVNSEPIREDQVSNAVKFLSHPKVRGSPVIYRRSFLERKGLTKEEIDEAFRRVPDPPPSSQPASSNQDGQVITSSNVQSQAAVAAPQPVVAAPTGMVPARTVARWQFHWYHAVFGLGFLAASGAGSALLIKNVIVPRLKSWIRKVVLEEENDHAKKLDAKPSLAEEAAAAAKAAAAAAADVAKASQEMLNSKNEERRCFEEFMNLMDAQVQEMKLMSNSIRKLEGQANSPSRTFSDHEDHRVSASSTKQTYPNGKVDIDVLSARSSSPPVSAEPPHPKSYMEIMAMIQRGEKPSNIREVNDMPPNPNQQISNPRITPRSKPWEAQNGSSQVLQSQRSAEGLNRQDNGLNYLVDDESSTPWWQRKNVRITEIENENENEVKAAAGPYGVRTEQPVQRTWVPPQPPPVAIPEAAEAIRRPKPLASKEQSADEQSTVHPSEPIDELQRITKISESGGSVEMNVGFPSGTSSDVQEQEVSHEGN